A stretch of DNA from Bacillus sp. FJAT-45350:
ACTATATGTAAATAACTGTTTCATAAATTATGCACGTCATGTACAATAATAGTTAATATAATAGGATGCTATGAACGGCTATCTCTAATTGGGCACTTGGATAGCTTGGAGCGAGTAGTGCAACCGACCAATTTTGCTTGAGGATAGCAAAGTTGGTTTTTTTTTACTATAAAGGTAGTCAATTTATAGCTTTTTTTCTAATTTAGGTAAAGATTTTTGTAAGTACATAGTATAATGGTCTTATAAGTTAATGGTAAAGGACGATAATTTGAATGGATGTATTTATCTATATTTATCTGTTTATATTTGGTTTGGTTTTAGGCTCATTTTATAATGTTGTTGGTTTGCGAGTACCGGTGGAAGAATCTATTGTAAAGCCACGGTCTCATTGTCCGAATTGCAAACGTACATTAACAGCTTTGGATTTAGTACCTGTTTTTTCTTATTTATTAATTAGAGGGAAATGTCGTGGTTGTGGGTTAAAAATATCTCCGTTGTATCCGTTAATGGAGTTATCGACAGGTCTTTTATTTGTCCTAGCTTATTATTTTATTGGATTGCAGTGGGAGCTTCTTGTTGCTTTATTGTTTATTTCTATGCTTGTGATTATTTTCGTTAGTGATGTTCGATATATGTTAATTCCAGATAAAATATTACTAGTATTTGCACCTATGTTTCTAGTTTTACGGGTATTCGTAGCCCCTTTATCTCCTTGGTGGGATATGTTATTGGGTGCTGTTGTCGGTTTTACACTTTTGTTTATAATTGCTGTTGTTAGCCGTGGTGGTATGGGCGGTGGCGACATTAAATTGTTTGCAGTGCTTGGACTTGTGTTAGGGCTACAAGATGTCCTTTTAGCTTTCTTCTTATCAACATTGTTTGGTACCATATTTGGAATCGCTGGGTTACTGACTGGGAAAGTCAAACGAGGAAAACCAATGCCTTTTGGACCATATATCGTTCTTGGGACGATTCTAACTTACTTCTTTGGTCAAGACATTATACAATGGTATTTTGATTTGTTATGGTAGACAATCGATCGGTGGTGTTTAGATGAATCTTTTTCAGTCAAAAAAAGACATGCGTACAAGTATCATTATTAAAGACCATGTTATTCGCTATGTTCATGCAAAGAAACCGAGCCTTGATTCGATTCGTTCATTTGGGGAGCGTTTCTTACCTGAAGGGGTCATTAGAGAGGGTCAAATTATTGACCGAGAAACGTTAGAGATTATTTTCGAGGAATGTATTGAGCATTGGAAGATTAAACGACATGCCATTCAATTCTGTGTACCAGATTCTTTTGTAGTCGTAAGGAATATATTGATACCAAAAGAAGTGGCAGAAGATGATATTCGAATGCATCTTCATATGGAAATGGGAGAGTCGATTCACCTCCCTTTTGAAAACCCATCTTTTGATTTTAAGCTGTTAGGTGAAAAAGATGGACAGAAAGAGATATTATTAATTGCTTCTCCAGAAAAAGTCGTTATGGAGTTGTATGAATTTTTATCTGAATTAAAGCTTCAACCGAATGTAGCAGATGTTTCGTCACTTTCGTTGTATCGTTTATTTACGAAAGTCGATAAGGCACTTTCGGACGAGCATTTACTTCTTGTGCAGCTTGACCGTTCATCTATTAATCTAACAGTTTTCTATTCACATAAGCCAATGTTTACACGTCATTTTCGTTTAAATAGTGATGATGAGAAATGGGCAATTAAAGGTGATGTGGAGATGGAAAGCTTAGTTTGGGAAGGTGAAATTGAGGAGATTGATGGACAAGCAGAGGAGTTAATTACTGAGGTGGAACGAGTGATGAATTTTTATCGTTTCTCTGTTCATAAAGGAAAAGAAGGAGTCAACCGGATTGCGATTACAGGTGACCATCCTTACTTAGAGCGAATGATAGACATTTGCAAAGAAAGCTTTGATTTGCCAGTAGAAACATTATTAGATGTAGAGATTATTTCAGCTACAGGAGCTATCCCTTATCAATTTCATGATACTGTCGGACTGATGCTGAAAAAAGAGGTGCGCTAATGTTAGTAGAAGTGAACCTGTTACCAGAAAAAGAGAAACGTGATTTAACACCAGTTATTATAATCCTTATTATTGGAATTTTATTGGTAACTGCTACTATTGTCCTATCCTCCCTACATAGCTCAGTATCTACAGAGGTTACTGAGCTAGAAAATGAGGTGCAAGAGTTGATGATATTATCAGAGACGACTAGACAAGAACTAACAGAGCAACAGACAAATAACATTGGACAGTTAGAAGAGGTTATCTCTGCGTTAGATAAGCAGTTGTTTCCAGCTTCTTTGTTACTTGACCATATAGTTAGTCTTTTACCAGAAAGAGGATTTTTCCTTAATTTTAATTATTCTCTACCAAATGAAGTATATTTTGATGCTAGTTTTGATAGGATAGAGGAAATTGCTCAATTTAGTAATGCTCTCTACTCGTCTGATGCAATAGGAGAAGTGCTTCTGTCCGATATTAGCACGAACCAGATACTTGATGATGAAGACTTAAACCGTGATGAATATTTACCACGCTATGTGGCTAGCTATTCTATTAAAATAGTTCCAGTTAGCCTACGAGAAATGAGGGATGAAAATTGAACCTATCATTTTCAAAAAAACATATCATTATTCTCGGAGTAGCGATATTCCTTCTGATTGCTAGTGCATTTTTCTTTTTTTCTCAATATAT
This window harbors:
- a CDS encoding prepilin peptidase translates to MDVFIYIYLFIFGLVLGSFYNVVGLRVPVEESIVKPRSHCPNCKRTLTALDLVPVFSYLLIRGKCRGCGLKISPLYPLMELSTGLLFVLAYYFIGLQWELLVALLFISMLVIIFVSDVRYMLIPDKILLVFAPMFLVLRVFVAPLSPWWDMLLGAVVGFTLLFIIAVVSRGGMGGGDIKLFAVLGLVLGLQDVLLAFFLSTLFGTIFGIAGLLTGKVKRGKPMPFGPYIVLGTILTYFFGQDIIQWYFDLLW
- the pilM gene encoding type IV pilus biogenesis protein PilM, whose amino-acid sequence is MNLFQSKKDMRTSIIIKDHVIRYVHAKKPSLDSIRSFGERFLPEGVIREGQIIDRETLEIIFEECIEHWKIKRHAIQFCVPDSFVVVRNILIPKEVAEDDIRMHLHMEMGESIHLPFENPSFDFKLLGEKDGQKEILLIASPEKVVMELYEFLSELKLQPNVADVSSLSLYRLFTKVDKALSDEHLLLVQLDRSSINLTVFYSHKPMFTRHFRLNSDDEKWAIKGDVEMESLVWEGEIEEIDGQAEELITEVERVMNFYRFSVHKGKEGVNRIAITGDHPYLERMIDICKESFDLPVETLLDVEIISATGAIPYQFHDTVGLMLKKEVR